In Roseofilum capinflatum BLCC-M114, the DNA window GGTTATCCTATCTGATGATTTTGATGTGCCCCTAGATGATTTTCAGGATTATAGCTAATGCAGTTCCTTGTGGATACTCATGCCTTACTGTGGTTTTTTACCGGAAATGCCAATTTAAGCGATCGCGTCCGTAACTGGATGGAAGATTCTCAACATCAGAAGCTGATCAGTGTCGCGAGTGCTTGGGAAATAACAATTAAGCAAAGCCAGCAAAAATTGACATTGCCCATGACTGCTGCGGATTATATTCAGGAGAAAATTCAATGGGCCGATTTTGACTTGTTACCGATTGATCTCAATCACTTCAATGTCCTTTATACTCTTCCCTTTCATCATCGCGATCCATTTGATAGACTGCTCATTGCACAAGCAATTAACCAGAATATTCCTATCTTGAGTAAAGACAAAGCTTTTGATTCCTATCCCGTTCAGCGATACTGGAATTAGATGCTGGGGAAGAGCCAAACTTTATAGTCATTTCAAGGAGGAAGATGGATGCAGGACATTATCAGACAATTAAGAAC includes these proteins:
- a CDS encoding type II toxin-antitoxin system VapC family toxin gives rise to the protein MQFLVDTHALLWFFTGNANLSDRVRNWMEDSQHQKLISVASAWEITIKQSQQKLTLPMTAADYIQEKIQWADFDLLPIDLNHFNVLYTLPFHHRDPFDRLLIAQAINQNIPILSKDKAFDSYPVQRYWN